From Micromonospora echinospora:
CACGCCGACGGTGCGCGGCCAGGAGAGCCGTTCGTCGGGCCGGACCACGTCGCCGGGGCGTACCTGGCGGCCGTCGCCGTGCAGCGTCCACGGGGACCAGCGGGAGGTGGGGGACTGGGTCATCTGTCGCCCTTCGCGTCATCGGGTGACGGGGCGTGATCGACCCTGGGGGTTGTTTCTAGCACGTGCCCAGCGCAGATGTGGGCCCGGCCCGGGCTCAGGCGACGCCGGTGGGACGGAACTGGACGCTGACGCGAGGGCCGACCGGGCGGGTGGTCTTCGGCACGGCGTGTTCCCAGGTGCGCTGGCAGGAGCCGCCCATCACCACGAGGTCGCCGTGGCCGAGCGGGAACCGCAGGCTGCCGCCGCCTCCGCCGCGGGGTCGCAGCAGCAGCGCGCGCGGGGAGCCGAACGAGACGATCGCGACCATCGTGTCGGTGTGCGCGGAGCGGCCCAGGGTGTCGCCGTGCCAGGCCACGCTGTCGCGCCCGTCCCGGTAGAGGCACATGCCGGCGGTGACGAACGGCTCGCCCAGCTCGGGCGCGTAGTGCCGGGTGAGCGCGTCACGGGCCGTCGTGAGCACCGGATGCGGCAGCGGCCGGCCGGCGGCGTACCAGCAGAGCAGCCGGGGCACGTCGACCTCGGTGTCGTACATGGTGCGGCGCTCGGCCCGCCAGGGCACGTCGTGGCGCAACGTGTCGAGCACCGCGTCGGAGCCCCGCACCCAGCCGGGCAGGTGGTCGACCCAGGCGCCCCGGCTCAGCTCGTGGCGGCGCAGCGCCCCGGCGAGCGGGCCCAGGGTGGGGCCCTGCTCGGCCAGGTCGAGCATCGAGGGCTGGTACGCGACGTCGGACACGCCGCCGATCGTACCCTGTTTAGAACAGGCGTACGACTGTCAGCGCCGCAGCATCCGGCGGACCTTGCCCGGGACGGCCTGCTTGATCCGCTCGCGCAGCTGCTGCGAGCGCAGCGCGTCGATGGTCTCGGTGAGCTTGGCGTTCTCGTCGCGCAGCCGCTCGATGCGGGTCAGCAGTTCGGCCGGCGGGGTGGCGGCGGCGGGCCCGACGGCCGGCGGGAACACCGTCTCGCCGACCCGCCGGTCGAAGCGGACGGCGCTTTCGTCGTCGTCGAACGAGATGCCGAGGTCGTGCTTGCGCAGGAACGCGGTGATGGTCTCGAAGCGTGCCTTGTGGCCGTCGGTGAGCGCGGTGTAGTCGGCCTCCGCGTAGAGGTCGGCGGCGTCGACGTCGGCCGGCACGTCGCGCATGATCCGGTGCGGGATGTCGAAGTAGCGGGCCAGTTCCAGCGTGCGCGAGTCGTGCGCGAACAGGTAGCCGGGCGTGCCGGCGGCCAGCGCGGTGATGGTGCCGTGGATGCGGGTGCCGAACGCGAAGTCGTACCCGGACAGGTGCGACATCCAGGTCCACGGGTCGACGAACATGCGCACCTTGTCCTCGACGAACAGCGGGTGCGAGGTGTGCAGTGGGATGTCGCTGCTCTGCCCCCGGTGCTCGGGCGCGTCGCCGTAGAGCAGGGTGCCGAGGGTACGCAGGTCCTGCGGTACGTAGCACAGGTTCGGGTAGCGCTCGTGGTGGTGGCGGACCACCGAGGCCATCGAGCGGACGTACGGGGAGATGGTGAGCGCCACCTTCGACTCGGCGGTCAGCTCCGGCTGCCTCTTCTCCAGCGGGAACGTGTCGCCGTGCAGGAACATCGACGGGCAGCCGATCTGCTCCACGTCGGAGAAGCCCAGCGTGTTGAGGTAGCTCTCGGTCACCTCGCCGCGTACGCCGATGCTGTGCGACCGGTCCAGCACGGCCTTGCAGAAGGCGCGCACCGGCTCGTCGATCGGCCGCAGGTACTCGCGGTCGCCGTCGACGTTGGTCTGCACGCCGACGCCGAGCACCACCACCGGGATCTTCAGCCGTTCGATCAGCCGGGTCAGCGGGGTGAGGCGGTGCACGAAGCTGCGGCGGAAGGCGTTCGCCAGCGGCACGACGAACACGTCGTACCGCTCGTTGATCTCGTCGGCGAGGCGCGG
This genomic window contains:
- a CDS encoding alpha-ketoglutarate-dependent dioxygenase AlkB translates to MSDVAYQPSMLDLAEQGPTLGPLAGALRRHELSRGAWVDHLPGWVRGSDAVLDTLRHDVPWRAERRTMYDTEVDVPRLLCWYAAGRPLPHPVLTTARDALTRHYAPELGEPFVTAGMCLYRDGRDSVAWHGDTLGRSAHTDTMVAIVSFGSPRALLLRPRGGGGGSLRFPLGHGDLVVMGGSCQRTWEHAVPKTTRPVGPRVSVQFRPTGVA
- a CDS encoding polysaccharide pyruvyl transferase family protein yields the protein MHQRILLRARKGPFDVLTPEETFAGNWIGDNSGNLVFSHAAHKLLATSTAEITPTRTPADPRLADEINERYDVFVVPLANAFRRSFVHRLTPLTRLIERLKIPVVVLGVGVQTNVDGDREYLRPIDEPVRAFCKAVLDRSHSIGVRGEVTESYLNTLGFSDVEQIGCPSMFLHGDTFPLEKRQPELTAESKVALTISPYVRSMASVVRHHHERYPNLCYVPQDLRTLGTLLYGDAPEHRGQSSDIPLHTSHPLFVEDKVRMFVDPWTWMSHLSGYDFAFGTRIHGTITALAAGTPGYLFAHDSRTLELARYFDIPHRIMRDVPADVDAADLYAEADYTALTDGHKARFETITAFLRKHDLGISFDDDESAVRFDRRVGETVFPPAVGPAAATPPAELLTRIERLRDENAKLTETIDALRSQQLRERIKQAVPGKVRRMLRR